From Ignavibacterium sp.:
TATTTAACTCAGTTGCAAGCTTCTCTGCTTTTTCAAAAGTACGATTAGTTAATGTAAGTCTTCCGATTCCTCTGTCTCTTAAATGTTTTGCAGCAATCTCTCCGGTTTCTCCTGTTCCGATTACTAAAGCAGATTTTTTAGAAAGGTTTGCAAAAATCTTTTCAACAAGTTGAACAGCTGCGTAACTTACGGTGACAGCACCTTCACTAATTGCAGTTTCATTGATTGCTCTTTTGCCAACACGAACGGCAGCATCCATTAAACGCTTGACTAAAAATCCTGCAAAGTTCATCTCTTCAGAAATGATGAAGGAATCTTTCACCTGTTTGAAAATCTGATTATCGCCAATCAAAAGTGAGTCAATTCCAGTTGCAACTCTGAATAAATGTTCAACTGATTCTCTTGAAATAAATTTCTGAAAATTTTCTTCGGAAACTTTTGCAGCCGACTTAAAATTGATTATAAGATTCTGTAGATCGAGATGAGTAATTCCTTCCTGCTTCGGAATTCCGTAAATCTCAGTACGATTGCAGGTTGATATAACTATTCCTTCAGATAAAATTTTATCTTTAGTCTGTTGAATAAGATTCCGGATTTCTTCTTCGCTTAAGTGAAGTGCTTCTCTTAAATCTACCGGAGCAGTTCTGTGATTAATTGATATTCCTAATAAGTTCATCGTATCTTAATAAAATGAATGAAAACTTCTTGCTAAAAAGTTGGTTAGAATAGTTGAGAAAATTGCAAGTGTAAAACCAATTATCGAAAGTATTATAAGTTTCTTGCCTCGCCATTTACCGGTAATTTTATTTATCAAACCAATGCCATATAAAATCCATACGAGCATTGTTCCAATTAATTTTGGGTCAGTGTATGAAAAATCCGGAAATGCCTGAGGCAACCAGATAATTCCGATTATAATCGCAATAGTAAGTAGAACAAAACCAATAACTGCAGAATAAAAACTTAACTTCTCAAGTACTTCCAGATTAGGAAGTCGATCGAATATTAATCCAAATTTACTTGTCTTGAGTTCTTTGTAAAGAATCAAATACAGAAATCCATAAACGGCTGATATAGTAATTCCGGCATATCCAAGCAGTGCACTGAAAACATGACTTCCAAGTAAATTACTTCGTAATACTTCCTTCACTTCAATCAGATCTTCAATAAAGAATGAAGAAATTATCTGAAACAGAATTGAAATGATGATAATAAACATTCCTGTTCCGCGGATATCAGTAACAAGCTCAAGAATAAAGTATGAAAAGCTGATTGAGAAAGCGAGCACAGTAAATATTTCAAATACATTTGTAATAGGTGGATGATCAAACTCAATTGTTCTGAGCATAAGAT
This genomic window contains:
- the ccsA gene encoding cytochrome c biogenesis protein CcsA; this encodes MIPFIHTLNALLPFFYLITFIIYLYDFYKGGEKFHNSKRLFLFLTLLLHFLYLMLRTIEFDHPPITNVFEIFTVLAFSISFSYFILELVTDIRGTGMFIIIISILFQIISSFFIEDLIEVKEVLRSNLLGSHVFSALLGYAGITISAVYGFLYLILYKELKTSKFGLIFDRLPNLEVLEKLSFYSAVIGFVLLTIAIIIGIIWLPQAFPDFSYTDPKLIGTMLVWILYGIGLINKITGKWRGKKLIILSIIGFTLAIFSTILTNFLARSFHSFY
- the hemA gene encoding glutamyl-tRNA reductase, coding for MNLLGISINHRTAPVDLREALHLSEEEIRNLIQQTKDKILSEGIVISTCNRTEIYGIPKQEGITHLDLQNLIINFKSAAKVSEENFQKFISRESVEHLFRVATGIDSLLIGDNQIFKQVKDSFIISEEMNFAGFLVKRLMDAAVRVGKRAINETAISEGAVTVSYAAVQLVEKIFANLSKKSALVIGTGETGEIAAKHLRDRGIGRLTLTNRTFEKAEKLATELNTAVFPFDTFKEHLHKFDIIISATSSENIILTKDDIEKTMKKRNYESLVIMDIAIPRDVDPACKDIDYVFYHDIDSLNVIVQQNLAKRRNEIPKVEKIIQEELDAFFDWYNSLQVAPTIKDLRDYFEAIRAEEVEKNINKFSEEDREKLEIITKRIINKILHHPTVELKKLSDENSASDLSSIKLSVIRELFGLTGNKQNQQDKN